The sequence aggctggtggggaatgcCTTTGGCAAGCTGAAGCGACAGCAAATGCACACTTTTAGGACAACTAAACCTGTCCCTCctcaggaggctcagggcagcctgtaGAGGTATCCACCTGACCCAATGGAGAACTGTGCCACAGGGAGACCtgagtctctctctccctcttctgcaTCTagttttccctccatctccagTGACTGTAACGGCACTTGTCTCACGGACATCCCTACATTGCCTAACCTCgttcagggcagctgctccatgtaaTAGCCAGTTCCAGGCCTGCAGTGCTACCTGAGATGCCaacgctgcccagcaccactggagCATGCAGCTGACACGGGCAGCACAGGACCCATGGACAGCTCTGGCCATTCATAGCTGGTACTTAATGGGAACCCCGATGGCATCTCCGACAGATCTGCTGCTTATGAGCAAGTGACCAATCTGCCATCCACGGCAGCATGTctctgctgtgaaggaaagccTCTGCATGCAAATGCTTGGGCACAAGATCTGGGACAAGGCTGAGTTTGGCccttgtgccacagctgaggtgctgcagcccagatgtgCCCCAATGCCCTCAGcgtggggcacaggcaggaggagctggatccCCGCGTGCTGTCCCAGGGCTGGGACATggatggaagagctgctgaggtgTGGGGGGACAGGTCCCTCAGCTTggggggctgtgctggatgggtgcagattcttcagaagagacaggtGGGGATGATCAACAGCGATTACGTTTGCCATTCCCTCGTGtaccacctctgcctcctgcatggcAGACCGGGGGATGTTGCTGAGGCCTTCTCAGAGCACAGAGCCTTGTGGGATGTCCAGGGAGGAAGGCCCTGGCATGCACTGCAATTCCATCTGTATAACACATCCTACTTCTCCAAGTGAGGGACATGCAGTGAAGAGTTCAGGCACACCAaggggctgctgcatcccaggttATTATGCATTACCAGTGGACTACAACCATCAGGAAccacaagcaaactaaaaacaccattccccccatccagcctcttgtaactccttcccctgagtggtgcaggggaatggggattgcagtcagtccatgacacttgtctccaccgctccttgaCAATccatctgttgtggtttaacccggctggcagctaaacaccacacagccgttcgctcaccctctccctccctctctgggatgggggagagaaatgggaaagtgaagcctgtgagttgagataaagacagtttattaagacaggaatataataataacaataataataataatagtgataatgataatagtattaataataataatgtgtaagaaaacaagtgatgcacaatgcaattgctcaccacccgctgaccgatgcccagcctatccccgagcagccggccccccaccccggccagccacccctatatattgtttagcatgacgtcagatggtatggaatacccctttggccagtttgggtcagctgtcctgggtctgtcccctcccagctcctgctgcacccccagcctgctcgctggcaggacagagcgagaagccgaaaagtccttggcctggtgtaaacactgctctgcgacaattaaaacatcagcatgttatcagcgctcttctcatcctaatccaaaacatagcaccctaccagctactaggagggaaaattaactctgtcctaactggaaccaggacaccatCTCTGCCCTCTCTGGGTCTCTCCTGTGGGATGCCCTCCTTCCTGAATGGGTCCTGCGTGGGGCccaaagggttgagataataaCAGATATGACCagatcatgttaaaataaaatggttacaAGCATTATATCTGCTTCATAGCTGCTGACCacaaggtgtatttttttatttattttttaatctcggTGTAGTAGTTGTGTTTCGCCTCAGAATTCTGTTAGATAGCACATTACGTACTCGGTGTATTCCctgttgtgctgggggcttGCTGGGGGCTGATTTATGGTTATTAGTTTACTCTACTGGGTAACGCTACCACATGTTATGACGaaattgctggtcatgagactaatctggtagttgtactcagcattgctgtcacCTCCATACTTGAGGAACCTTCTCTCGGAAACTGTTCATAATTAACAGtctttaccttttctcctcGGGGAGCCAATCTATGGGGAGAGATGAGAGGGGACACTTCTTCTCCCtacttcttccccctccctttctccttcacctccccctttctcctccaggctaggtacaatagctcttcaaaactctgaatatccttgggatgttcaaaccAACTTCTTCTTACTCTTatttctcctgaatgtgtttcaggtaTTGTTTAAGGTTAGGGTAACCTATTTCTAGAATGCCACACAGGGATGTGCCTTGAGGCAGGATAATTGTGAGTGGCAGGGaatgtgggaggatatgggcggGCACCTAGAACTGTAGACacctgaaatgcttttttacTTCACCCATGAACAAGTGCAgaattccaaaaaaaataatcacagaatgcttgaaaaaggagtgtcatcaccctggcaattccaaagagacagaaatcactgcaaagtgctggggcttggcctttGCTTACTGAGTTGCAATCTACACAACTCCAATCCCTGTGACTGGGCCACAGAACCAAACTGTGCCTGTATCAGTCATACGTATacgtgagaaaaaaacaaaatcagcttgtttagcaaggaaagaagctcctactcatacagggaaggaggaagaagaagatgaggcaggctacTCCCAAGTAGGGCCATCAGAGGGACAGGTGGATGAAGAGTGAGATAacataaaagcagcagtaagcatCTGATCACTGTTCCTTGGGGAGCTgtgagatgtgcgaaaagatttcagccatcatctaggccagcacattgtcacctgtcTGATCCGATACTGGGATAACAGGGccagtagcctggaattagagggcagggaagccaagcagttgggatccctccccagggaagggggcattgacaaagcagttGGAAAGGGGGCACAAATCCTCACTCTCTTGAGGCAACTCCTGTCAGGTgtaaaggaaaggtatcccttcaaggaagatgttgtatgtcacccaggcaaatggaccaccagggagagaggcagcccgTATCTGATGGAATTGgccatgctggaggtgatttatggtgatttatgcacattaaacacttttctaccttgcctggtctctcatGGTAaccttctgttgtggggttgctcaGGGTCGAATTGCCAGTAGCTACCCAAATGGTGCACCAGTGGCAATATGGCACTatccgagactccctgattacCATATACATGCTGCTTCAttactggagagccaaggactgaTCAGCAAAACTCGCTCACCCTTTAATAATCCCATAGGGTCAGTGCAAATGTCTAATGGAGAGCTGCAACTAACagtggagtactgtgtctagaatgaagtcacaccagaTTCAGTAGGTCATCTATAGTCTTCTCTCCTTACACTCTTAGCTCTAAGAGCAGTTAAATGATCCCTTACAgtatctgaatgctgctgtccGATCCCTTCCTGGGATCGTAAGGAACCAGTACCTCCTGGCCAGAACACTCTCCCTGTACCCGTGGATGCACGCCCTAAGGTCCCATGAACTGTTAAGGGTGTAGTTTGCAAAGTAACCACTGATTTTGTCCCCACCCACCACCTGTTGTACCCCTGCAGAgtcctgcctcaaggcacaaagggcagggagacctTGCTGGTGAGAGCTGAGGCCCTGTGGAGATGTCTGAGACACAACAGCCATTACAGCCATGGGGCatgtagaaaatgaagaaaatggtttagctctccctgtgacacatgactccttttgctctgctgacagcctctgcaggctgccctgcacaaAAGGAGTAGGGACAGGTTCAGTTGTCCTACATGtggcatctgctgccatttcagttacCCAAAGGACATATGCCTCCACCACACTCCCAGGGGATCATCCACAAATTTCACCAgatgtttgcatctgaacagctcctgcctgtcctccatctccactaaGGAGCTATTGTGGCTCAGTAATTCGCATTAAGCTGCCTATGTTGTGGACACCTGAACTGACGCCAGAGGAATCCAGGGTCCTGTGAATCTGTGGCAGacatgggagggagctgagaccccttccaaccccaggaATAACAAGCAGCATGAGATGCCTCGACTGACTCTGCTGACTTCCTTCCTTAAGGGGGGATGAAGGAGATCAGTCCCTGACCATGACTTCATGTCCTAACTGATACTGGGACATGAAGAAGTTATTGTTACAGCTAATTCACTTTTTCCTAGGAGAAATGAGCATGCTAGcaagaagtgtgtgtgcccaggggagggagggaactCCAGGGATCCCTTcgggctgtttcccagcaggttcccctgcagccccagggccatgggcagggagcctggtggggggcagagcaagggaggccttgggctgggcctgtgctgctgagctgggccgggctcctgggcccaaggggagctcctggcaagcgcgcagcgctgcagagagccagctctgcccaggagcagctcctctgcccagcgcagcagggctgggggcactgcctgcagagacagagtgggtaaaggcaggcagaagtggcaggatgcacagagctcgctgggggagaacacttgccagccctgaccccggtaagtctctggctggagggcaatgcagccgcagctcctggaggaaggagaagccgcgggtgcaggcaggggtgcccagggctgtggtgcagagcagggtccctgctgtgccccaggggctgtgtgccggggcagggcctctgccgcctgccaggctcagcactcagcctgcgcggggagctgcccagggcgctgcggggagaagctgcgggtggaaggagcccccccggcagggcagggtcctgcttctggcgggaggctgctgcctggggcagcctgctcacagatcCGCAGCACAACCCAAGGGGGTTTCCTGACCCTTGGTTGTATCCAAGGGGACTTTTCATGAGGAATTTCAAGGCaggaattttctgctttgttttcactttccaACACTTACGGGATGGAGAGAGGTTGcagaatgaaatggaaaagtaacTGTGAGGTTTGAACACATCTCTGGGATTCCTGAACTGTAACTTTGATCATCGGAAGGTTTTTGAGGGGGCTGATAAATTGCCTTCAACCTCCATTTTGTTCATGGACAGGTTCAGCATCAAGTTTGCTGAACCCATCAGTGCTTTCTGACATGTTGTTTTACACCTTCAAAGATGCACGTGCCCCTAGCTGGTGCCCTGCATACAGGCAagtttctgaagggcaaagcTTACTGCACAGGGATTGGGTTGGGGCTGTGAGCAAAAACAGGACTAAGATATGAGACAGGGAAACCTGGAAATAAAACCTCCAGGGATATGATCAAGGAATGATAAgcaattaaaaccaaaaatgttGTCAGAAGGAGAATTCATCAGAAACGACCATATTTTTTTTCGAATCAGTGCAGAGCCCTTCCTCTGAGCAAGTCCCCTtgtctcctctcccacccaggAAAACCCCTGCCCTGGTGGCCGTGGCTCCAAGGCATGAAGCACGTCCTCTGCAGCCAcacctccagcagagcagaggcgCATCTCTCCAGCCATGTGCCCATTTTCCTTTGTGGTGCAGGGGGGCTGCCTAGGATCACGGGCAATGCATTCTGTGAGGCTGGGGAATGAGTTGACTTTCCCTTAATGAGACATTGTCATTAGGACACTTGGCTATCTCCTTGAGGTGTCCTTTCAAGTggtgagctgccctgcaggatgcaaatattttccatagcATCTTCATGTTATTTGAAAGCCcaggaaagaagcagagagatgctGCATGCAAGGACATGCCGTTGGGTTGGTGAAATGAGTGATAGGTGTCCTTGGCTAGAGTTGTGATGCTGAGACCTTGCTCAGGTACCTAGAGAAAGGCTGGGCACTCAGTGACTGGCAGTGGATTCCTTTGCTCTCAGCAGTGTCTGGCAACTTTTCAGGTAACAGAAATGTGATTGCtgtccaaaagctgcaggttCAGGGCAGTTGGGAACAAgtccagccagctccctcactCTGCTCTGAGCCACAGGGAATCCCTTTGCCTCTCAGGTCTCAAAACCATTCCCTGtgagtgcagcagaaatgctcaggatttctgacttcagagaacACTGCTTCAACatgaagagggggaaaagggtatgtagaaaaaaatgtctctaaAACTCCTTTCTGCCAACTTCAttcttgtcctggttccagttaggacagagttaatttttcctcatagtagctggtagggtgctatgttttggattaggatgagaagagcgctgataacatgctgatgttttaattgttgcagagcagtgtttacaccaggccaaggacttttcggcttctcgctctgtcctgccagcgagcaggctgggggtgcagcaggagctgggaggggacagacccaggacagctgaccccaactggccaaaggggtattccataccatctgacgtcatgctaaacaatatataggggtggctggccggggtgggggggccggctgctcagggataggctgggcatcggtcagcgggtggtgagcaattgcattgtgcatcacttgtttcttacacattattattattaatactattatcattatcactattattattattgttattattatattcctgttttaataaactgtctttatctcaactcaccggcttcactttcccgtttctctcccccatcccagagtgggaggggggagggtaagcgaacggctgtgtggtgtttagctgccagccgggttaaaccacaacaattctGTAGCACTGTGAATGCAGATGCTGACATGGCCTTCTGTGTAAGAAAggatttcatctgaaaaaaatctgaaaataaaactttgccCAGCTGTCATGttcctgtgcactcactgctctGAGTCAGGACTGATTCCCTCAAGAGTCCAGGAGCAGAGGTCCCTGCTTCTCACGGCACACTGAACTTTAGAAATGAAGCTTATGTCATGAAGttgaatgacatttttcaacaaagaaagaagaaccaTTTGAGTCTGGCAGGGGGAGGGTCTACAAGGAATGGCATAGGCTTAACTCAGAGAAGACTCCCCTGACTTGTCATGCTGTTTTCCGACCTGTCCAGATCTCCATACCCAGAGGCAGCaccagatgtccaacagcagctccatcaccgagttcctcctcctgccattcgcagacatgcaggagctgcggctcctgcacttcgcgctcttcctggccatctacctggctgccctcctgggcaacggcctcatcctcaccgccgtagcctgcgaccaccgcctccacacccccatgtacttcttcctcctcaacctcgccctcctcgacctgggctgcatctccaccactctccccaaagccatggccaattccctctgggacaccagggccatttcctatgcaggatgtgctgcacaggtctttttgttcctcttcttcatatcagcagaattttatgttctcaccgtcatgtcctatgaccgctacgttgccatctgcaagcccctgcactacgggaccctcctgggcagcagagcttgtgcccagatggcagcagctgcctggggcagtggggttctctatgctctgctgcacaccgccaatacattttccctgcccctctgccaaggcaatgctgttgaccagttcttctgtgaaattcctcagatcctcaagctctcctgcactGACTCCTATCTCAGGGAAGCTGGATTTCTCATGTTCAGTGCTTTTTTGGGGtttggatgtttttctttcattgtggtgtcctatgtaCAGATCTtcatggcagtgctgaggatgccctctgagcagggccggcacaaagccttttccacgtgcctccctcacctgacTGTGGTCACCCTGTTTATCAGCATGGCCatatttgcctacctgaagcccccctccatctcctccccatccctagACATGGCAGTTGCAATTCTGTATTCAGCAGTTcccccagcagtgaaccccctcatctacagtgTGAGGATTGAAGCACTAAAGGATGctattttgaaagtgtttttaattatattttttaggAATCATAAAGTTCCCGTATCTCTCCACAGGTGACTCTCAATATATCCCATTCCAGCCTtgtgctttgttcttttccattattttttcttgtttccatatttcattattttaatttcattatttttaactgtttgttcttctgctgttctcccctccaccccaccccccccccaaaatatatattcactCCTCCCACTGCTATTGCTGAATGAACCTGCATTGTCTCAGCAGAAGCTTGGATAAAAGTCAGTCTCAAAGTGTGTAGCAGTGCAGACTGTCTCATAGCAACATAATTGCTTTCTCTATATAATAAATGGGATTTTTTCACTTCCTGAAGGCTgggcttttctttcaaagctcagcagagctggcatCAACCAAAAGGAAAGTATAAAATCCCAGGTGGGAACTGGTCCTGGAAATGTCTGGCTCCTTCCTCATGCTATGATCTGTGTCTGCACTAGAGGAACAACCAGCCCTGTCACCCATGCCCAGACCCTACAGACTCTAGAGTGGGGCTGTCAGCGAGCCCCTGTGTGAGACATAGCAAGGGCTGGTCTGGGGCCTGGCACTGGGAAAAGCAGCCAGACCAGGAGGGCTGTAGGGGGACAAGGCACCAAGCTCTGTTGTGGGGACCGTGCCAGGGGGGTTGTTTCCCTGGCCCTGATGCCCTCTGCCCCAAGCAGTGCCGACACAgaggggacatggggctgtGAGTGGGGCAGTGATGCTGGGCCAGCCCAGAGACAGGCCTGTGGACAGgagccacagcactgcagcaagtTCTCACACGGCCACCACCCCCAAACTACTGCCAGGCCCCAGGTCCCAGCCAGGCCGGCCTCTCCCCTCAGTCACAGCCGTGGCTGCAGGGACCAAGAGGCACCCGGGGCAGGATGTGTGGgtgggcagcaccagccccagtgctcctggcagcccctctgcagccagagcagctcccaaaggTCAGGACGGGCCTCAGTGCTGCCCACAGGGCCAGGGGCTTTGGGACTGCAGGTACTGCCAGCACCTGCTGGGAGACCCCAGAGCCAGGGCTGAGCGTCAGTGCCCGGCACCACAGCTCACAGTGCCTCCTGTCCTGTGTCCTGACCTCTCTCAGGAGCACCGCTGGGTGTGTTATTCCCTGCCTGGGTGtggaaaggagctgctggagggcttcACTGGTGatctctgcagcccctggctctgGCCCCACATCAGCTCGCAATTACTGCCACTGTCCCTCTGCACTGGCTGTTGGGTTTCTCACGTGCCCTCCTCTGATCTCATGCAGTGCATCTCTTCCTGGAGCAGGCCCTCACAGCCCGCTTGCAGAGTAATGGGATCCTGGTGAGGCTGTGCTTCAAGAGCAGGCTGGGATTGCCCTTGGTCTGAGTAGGTGTGGTGATCTGGCAGGGGCACAAGTTGGGGCAGAGAagatagaaaaagcagaaagatatcaaatgaaaggaggaaaaaaaatcacctctggGCATGAGAGGTGAACCAAGCACTGACCAAGGTGATCTAGCTGCCAAGTTATCCCAGCTGAGGGCAGGCCAAGGTACAGGCCTCCAAAGGTTCTTCCAATTCATAATCCTCAAGGCAGTGGAGTctggacctgggaatactgctGTGGGTTGAGACACTGCCTGCTTTTGTAATCTCTGCTCATCAGGGTTACCTAGTGAGTGAGGTCATCCTAAAAGCAAACTCTGTTCCATGGGCACCAGGACTCAGACTGGTTTGAGGTACCACGGAAAAGTTTCCAGAAACACTGCCAGGTATCATAGAATGACAGaatgtttgaggttggaagggagctctggagatTGCCTAGGCCAACCCCTTTGCTCAAACAGGATCAGCctgagcaggttgcccaggtccATGTCCAAATGGGttctgaatacctccagggatggaggctcCACAACTTCCCTGAGCAACCACAAGCCTCCACGATCTGAGGACATCTTTTAGTGGAAGGCAGTCAGGTTTGTTAAACACATTTTCCGCTTTATAAATTCCTACTTACTCCTCCCAGTTGTGTTCTTAACCACCACTTCTTTGGAATCCAGTTTGCCCAAGGGTTCCCTAACAAGTTCCTCCACCTCACAAAGTACGACTTCCCTGcttcaggctttttttgttctgaTCTCAAGGACTTGCCGTTCCAGAGGCCAAGGTTGGAAAGAATGCGGCAAAGAGGACAGTGAGCagtgcctcagccttctctATGTCCTCTGCCACCTGGGCCTTCTCTGTATTTAGCAGTGAGTCTGCATTTTATCCAGCCTTCCATTCAATGCTGATGTCCTTGTAGAAGTCCTTCTTGTTGTTCTTCACGTCCTTTGCCAGATTCAACTCCAGGAGGGCTTTGGCTGTCCTAACAATATCTTTGCATGCTCATCAATTTAGCATTGATGCCCTCCAGAAACCCGTTAGATGGCTTGTGCTCTGTTGTACTGGTATTCTAGCAGAAATCTGAGTGTTTCAACTTCCCCCGTGAGGACCATTTCCTGCAAACTTGAGGCATTTTCCAGTTGTCTGAGGAAGGCCAtacctgctgcttcttccttacAGGAGGTCTCTAGGTGACACCAACGACAAGGTCACCCATGTTCGTGTGCCTGCTAATCCAGACCCATGAATTCTCATCACCAAAACCAGGGCAAAGCTCCTTATGTTGCCGCTGCTCTCCCCCTGAAAGGTCTGCTCTCCCTCCGTGCCTTACAATCCTCTCCACCCCTGGACGCACCCCTGTTGTGGGCTGTCACACCATCTCACACACATCTCTGTGGGGTAAGTCTCAAGAAActcttggtgaatccatgctgactccTGATCACTTTGTTATCCTCTGtgtgtttggaaatgttttccatgtttAGCTACCCCATCCGATTCCCAGGAACTGAGGAAAGGCTGTCTGGCCTATAGTTTCCAGGGTCTTTCATCTTGCATTCCTTTAAGACAGGGgtcacatttgctttcctcagctGTGCCCTGGGCCTTAAAAAGAagtctcaggggagaccttaccaTGCTTTACAATCACCTTAAAAAGACTATAGTGAAGTGGGGATCAGTCTCTTCTCAAAgtaccaagtgataagacaagaggaaatagccttaagttgtgccaggagaggtttaggtttgatattcagaataatttcttctctgaaagagttatgaagtattggaacaggctgccaggggaagtagttgagtcatcATCCTTA comes from Anser cygnoides isolate HZ-2024a breed goose chromosome 28, Taihu_goose_T2T_genome, whole genome shotgun sequence and encodes:
- the LOC136787305 gene encoding olfactory receptor 14C36-like translates to MSNSSSITEFLLLPFADMQELRLLHFALFLAIYLAALLGNGLILTAVACDHRLHTPMYFFLLNLALLDLGCISTTLPKAMANSLWDTRAISYAGCAAQVFLFLFFISAEFYVLTVMSYDRYVAICKPLHYGTLLGSRACAQMAAAAWGSGVLYALLHTANTFSLPLCQGNAVDQFFCEIPQILKLSCTDSYLREAGFLMFSAFLGFGCFSFIVVSYVQIFMAVLRMPSEQGRHKAFSTCLPHLTVVTLFISMAIFAYLKPPSISSPSLDMAVAILYSAVPPAVNPLIYSVRIEALKDAILKVFLIIFFRNHKVPVSLHR